One window of Chryseobacterium indologenes genomic DNA carries:
- the rpiB gene encoding ribose 5-phosphate isomerase B encodes MKRKIAIAADHAGYEYKEIVKNYLSEKFEVQDFGTFSTNSVDYPDFVHPAATSVENGENELGILLCGSGNGVQITANKHQKIRCALCWMPEIATLARQHNDANMISIPARFISKELAIEIVDKFLATDFEGGRHQNRVDKIAVC; translated from the coding sequence ATGAAAAGAAAAATTGCTATCGCAGCGGACCATGCAGGCTATGAATATAAGGAGATTGTTAAGAACTACCTTTCAGAAAAGTTTGAAGTTCAGGATTTTGGAACGTTTTCCACAAACAGTGTGGATTATCCGGACTTTGTACATCCTGCTGCAACCTCTGTGGAAAACGGAGAAAATGAGCTAGGAATTCTGTTATGTGGAAGCGGAAACGGGGTTCAGATCACTGCGAACAAACATCAGAAAATAAGATGCGCCCTTTGCTGGATGCCGGAGATTGCAACACTGGCAAGACAGCATAATGATGCCAACATGATTTCAATACCGGCGAGATTTATATCAAAGGAACTGGCGATTGAGATTGTAGATAAATTTCTTGCAACAGACTTTGAAGGTGGCAGACACCAGAACAGAGTTGATAAAATTGCAGTTTGCTAA
- a CDS encoding phosphoglycerate kinase — MKTINDFNFKDKKALVRVDFNVPQDDQLKVTDNTRIVAVKPTVEKILNDGGSVILITHLGRPKGEVKDEFSLKHILGEVSAVLGQEVKFVDECIGEKAEQAAAELKPGEILLLENVRFHNEEEKGDAGFAEKLSKLGDAYVNDAFGTAHRAHASTAVIAQYFPSTKYFGLLMANELQAIDKVLKSGERPVTAILGGSKVSTKITIIENILPAVDNLIIGGGMAFTFIKALGGKIGNSLVEEDKLPLALEILGKAKEHKVKVYLPSDAIIAESFSNDVERKEADIYAIPEGWMGLDAGHKSRDQFNDVLLNSRTILWNGPIGVFEMSNFAGGTVALGESIAEATRLGAFSLVGGGDSVAFVKQFGYADQVSYVSTGGGAMLESLEGLELPGVAAINN; from the coding sequence ATGAAAACAATCAATGATTTCAATTTTAAAGATAAGAAAGCTCTGGTAAGAGTGGACTTCAATGTTCCTCAGGACGATCAGCTGAAGGTGACAGACAATACGAGAATTGTTGCTGTGAAACCAACAGTGGAGAAGATCCTTAATGATGGTGGTTCTGTCATCTTAATTACACACCTTGGAAGACCTAAGGGAGAGGTTAAAGATGAATTTTCTCTTAAACATATTCTTGGCGAAGTTTCTGCTGTTCTTGGACAGGAAGTTAAATTTGTTGATGAATGCATTGGGGAAAAAGCAGAACAGGCTGCTGCTGAACTGAAGCCAGGAGAGATCTTATTACTTGAAAATGTACGTTTTCATAATGAAGAAGAGAAAGGTGATGCTGGTTTTGCTGAGAAGCTTTCTAAGTTAGGTGATGCTTATGTAAACGATGCCTTCGGAACTGCACACAGAGCTCATGCTTCTACAGCAGTGATCGCTCAATATTTTCCATCAACTAAATATTTCGGTTTACTAATGGCTAATGAGCTTCAGGCTATTGATAAAGTATTGAAAAGCGGTGAGAGACCTGTTACGGCTATCCTTGGAGGTTCTAAGGTTTCAACTAAAATTACCATTATAGAAAATATCCTTCCTGCAGTAGACAATCTGATCATTGGTGGAGGGATGGCATTTACATTTATTAAGGCTCTTGGAGGAAAAATTGGTAATTCTCTGGTAGAGGAAGACAAGCTTCCTTTAGCTTTAGAGATTTTAGGGAAAGCAAAAGAACATAAAGTGAAAGTATATCTTCCTTCTGATGCTATCATCGCTGAAAGTTTTAGTAATGATGTGGAAAGAAAAGAAGCTGATATCTATGCAATTCCTGAAGGATGGATGGGACTTGATGCAGGTCATAAATCAAGAGATCAGTTCAATGATGTATTATTAAATTCAAGAACTATTCTTTGGAATGGACCGATTGGTGTTTTCGAAATGTCAAATTTTGCAGGAGGTACGGTAGCCTTGGGTGAGAGTATTGCTGAAGCAACAAGATTAGGAGCTTTCTCTTTAGTAGGAGGAGGAGACAGTGTTGCTTTCGTGAAGCAATTCGGATATGCTGATCAGGTAAGTTATGTTTCTACCGGTGGTGGAGCAATGCTTGAAAGCCTTGAAGGACTTGAGTTACCAGGTGTAGCTGCGATCAACAATTAA